aaaaaaactatcatTAAACTACACAaggaaatacatatattacttattgattaataataatttatatttcttaatacatttatttccacTAAAAAGATTATGTTTCATTACATaacatataacttttttaacaataaatattatattgcttTCAAATTTGGCTTTGGTATCTGAATAATGAGTTTTATTATTCATCGTGTTCGTACGTTCTCTCTCGTTCTGTCTCATACGTCTCGGTTGTACGCGACCCCAGCGCAGGCGGTATATCACTGACACTGAAAAAGAGAGTGTTAATGTACATAAACGTCTTTacttagatttatttttcaatttgtacattaactttgaatattaaagtaaaCGTTTAGTAGCTAGACATGTGTTCCAATTTTCGGgcatttattaacaaaaagttattatttaattacaaataatttatttataaatataaaatctaaaaataaagtttgtgCATATAAtctttcacaaatatttaattgtctaTTAATTAGTAACTGTTggttttatttctgttaaataaattttaatctttattatacgtattgaatgatgaaaaaaaaaattattttgatagaaaaaattatagctTCAACAATGATtatcttttaaacatttaatttgggacatgtattttatatagattttaatgaaattcttAAAGATGGGAGAGATAAAATGCTatgattttttatgtttatgttatgctatatttttatatattttaatatatattatacacacatgCACAAGCATGCGCGCGCGGATacatacacgcacacgcacacacacacattttattatacatattttttaataagattgtTACATTGTAGCGAAATTAGAGAAGCTAGAgttgatttttacaaaaatacataaatttgtcatttatttattgatttgtgATTTACTGAGCATTATATGAGTATCTATCTGTTATTCAAATTCACTCAACATACTCATATACATACGTATTCAATTATATCAGATGTTGTTCATGCATCTGCTTTCACagaaaacattgaaatatctAGGTACTTGCTCAAAGTCATTGATAACACAGGATGTATTCAGAAATCAGTTTTTATATACTTAGTcagtttgtacattttttgagtttttaattttttatttgcaacttAATCTATttgtatctaaatatttttttagcaatgtaatttatgtaaaaactaTTAACAGATCCATTAATTGTCCATCGTGAATAATGAAAGTATTTCAAAcgacattttacaataatttatgcgaagcattattttttaaaacactatattattttttcggtTTTGTTTTTCCAAGTTTTATTTTCCCAGTTTTTAtcgttttgaatttttttaaatcggaTTTCCTTAAATTCTTAGTTATTTTGAAATAGTTAACAGTTTGAAAATTGACAAATCCTATGAactaatttcgaaaaatatgttttcgacatattatttctgggaaatttttgaatactAACAGCATTACGTGCAACAAGTTGATATATTAGCGATACGACAGtactattattttcattgacaCGTGTAAGAAATGACGTGTAATTACGATCTTCTATTGATAACGTTTTCCGGAGACAAATTCCCCTAACAAGAAATGCGTTTATATGTTGATGCACAagtatatttcttaattatgcataattaGTATAATGCCtctaatctttatttcatttGATAGCCGCATTTACTTAGAAGAATGATGTCatagtttatttaaatcaacCGGTAAGTTGATCTTTGGCGGCACAGAAGCGTTATATCATcgttataaattgtaatttgcaaagaaaaaaagagaaaagaaattatatttttatttaactctgGAATAAGGAAGAttgcaaaattacttttatacatGAAATAAGTTAAATTCATCCTTCTTAAACTTGTACGTATTATCTTGATTTGTatgtacatgtacatatactgcatatatatatgcgttATATACTATTTTCATTTATGCGTTTACACAGCTGATCGGTTATCACATTTTATCGATTatcgatataataaaattatgtttgccAAGCAAtacaaaacatatatatatacatgtctaTCTACTAGATAGCGTAGGTTTGTTTAAgtgatataaaaagtatgacatattattttggaatttttatattcaccaTAAAAAATGAACACGAAAATAAAGTGTGCCACTTTTAAATTTCACGAAATTGCCTCGCGTCGTGTTTCTCGCGCCATTATTGCGAAAGTATGAATTTTCTATACATCCTATACTTGTCACTGCGTCGCCGTGTCTCTATGTAATAATGCAATACGTTGAACGCAGCATGTTTGTAAGCGCATCGTGTAACGCGGAGCTAAGCTCGTCCGCCGATGTGTCCGTCAGTCGGCGACTCGTATATGTTACGCGCGTTCTATGTGTACGTTATGTACTAACTAGCGAGAGTTGGGAGGACATGTGCGACTCCGCGGTACATAATGTATCCGCCCCTAGTATATAAGGGCGGATACATAAGGAGCGAGGTGTGATGTAACAAAGAGGCGACTCTACCGAAGACGGCCGAGCGTTGCCGAGTGTGCGCTCGCGCAGTACTATGTTTCGCATAAGTCGCATGCGTGCCTTCGTTGTTACATAGGAGAGCGCGCAATATACCGCGCGAACTTCGTCAGCTGCTGTGAGTGAACGGCGCCATATGCAATTTTGCGCGAGCCGCACAAAAAATTACGCGTGCGTAAAGGATGGAAGGATGTGATGGTACATCACGTCAGGCTTTTTTCACCGGATCTGGCTTCGACCTTTGCTCTCTTTACGCTCTATACCACTTCCCGCCGTAGATATAGGAAAACGGGGCGAGATATGACCTTCATCCTGTTGGCTTTATCTATCGGCCTCAAGACGGAAATGCATTTCATTAACGTTCTATTGCGAAATCTATTTGCTATACACCTCGCTTGCGCACATATTAGACTCTACTATATTGCGTAACAATTGTTCATCAAGCTCATACTTTCGCAAAGTACAGGAAATAGAACGAGAGCTATTATCGCGTAAATAGAGAGCTGATGCGTgtgaaagaggaagagagagagagagagagagagagagagagagagagagagagagaagagaagacAAAAAAGACAGAGATAGTCAAGTTATAGCAGAATGTGAATAGATTGAAAGAGAATATATATCCGTTCTCCACCGCCATATTGTACTTTTTAGCAATCCCTTTACCCCTCGCGCCATCTATGCACGCCAATTTTCCCCCACCCATTCTATTCGTCCCCGCCTTCAGTTTCACCCCACTCCTGAATCAAATGTGCTTTTGCTCGGCATAGCAACAGCAGCGATAGAGGGCTACTATAAATAGATCGCTACGACCTACAATGTTGCCAAAACGACTGGCCCAATGTGTATTGCGATCAAAGTAAACGCCACCAAGGCCACGACGGCAACGTCGCAATATTCGATTTAGTATGATCTAATCAGCCATATATTTGCGTCATATATGTTGTTTTCAACAAGGAATTTCATAGAACTTTGTGAACTTGTGAACTTgcaatgtgtatataatacGCACTGAATAAATAATGACGCATACATCTATATGCGAGTACACTAAAGagaattatttcagaaaaaaatatggagCTTGGATATTAAAAAGGCGTTAAGAAACTTGAGCTTACACATACAATTCATGAACaattgaagaaatatatttgcaatagtccttttttttttatttcaagtttCTCAAGTATCGATCAAGCGACGTCGCTTTTCCGCGCGCATATTTCTATGTATTCGTATATATGGTTGAAAAGTGAGACGAGAGAGGGAGTGGGCGTGCCTGGAGCACGAGAACTGGCAACGCCGCGCTCGTAAatcatgattaaaataataagtataatacatATGTAGTATATAAGGCGGCCGGGTTTATGTATGTAAGAGCTGCGCAATAGCGCAAGCGGAGCCAGCATTTGGCTGGGTTCTGCGCAACTTCGGTACTCCCACCACCCTTTACGTGGTCCCCCACTGCTGGGGCGAATCGTTCGGTGAGTTGAAGTGATGGAGAGCAGCGAATCAAGCGCGCGAGCGTTAGAGAGGCGGGGGAGTAGGGTACCTGAAACCACGACTATATACCCCCGCGTGCGTTTACCAATCTTGGCACTTTGCCTGAAAGAGCATATCGACCGTGCGACGTTGTCACATCGTCCGGCGCGATCTTACGCGCCAGTCCTGGCTACTCTTTGAGTGGTATGTACCTAGGCTCCTGCAACTGATCCATGTTACACGATGCACGTGATCCAAGTCGAGCGCTTGCTCTGTTTAGCGTAGTTTACTATCTTTTCTCAGAAAATTTGAGATTAAAAGTGAAACATTTGCGcgtgaagaaataaaatccTTTTCAGATccgacatatatatataaaataattgatgtatttattcgaaaaatagcaacttttttgtaaaagtttaaCACTTACAATGAAACGACAAACACGTTGGTTTCTTTTCAAAGTTAGTTGTGTAGTAGTTTTTGAGAGCTTTGTATCTGTCAGTTGTATTTTGCATCGCAAAAGTATTTCTTCAACTAAAAGATCTATTTGTAAAGATGTATTAGCAATATTACATGAGTATTATAGAAGATGACTTACATATGATCATCTAATAATTCAGAGTTTACATATTACTTATCTAGAATTAATTGGATCTGCACGAGATTGAATTTTGTCATTCTGTGGaaacacattttatatgaaaGTGTATCGCGAAacaagtaatttaattataacattaaactATCTATCCACATCGATCGATCGGCTTTAGGTATTGTTCATCGCCAAGTGCATTCGTCTCGATTTGCCTCCTTACGCTTCAAGTAACACAGATAATAGAAaagaagtgaaaaaaaatcgcgGGCGAGTATCCTGTACTCATtcacatatacagggtgtcgcAGAATTAGTGGATCACTTTCGATTATTAATTCGTATATATACTCATTAACTAGTATTTTTCCAAGTGTCATACCAGCAGAATTACAAGCACATTTTCATGCAGCAACGCGCGATTACACGTGTTGCGTTAAGATGTTGCGCCGTCactataaattgaataatgttTTCGATCTTTGAGCGAACAACCATACGGACTCATAAATATCGTAAGAATACCGGATCCGGTTCGAATGCAGTCCGCGGAGGACGACACTAGCGAATACATACCTAGCCTAGCACGCGGTACAGTCCGCGTAGAGAGTGTTGCGGCGGATTCGCGTGGCGTTTGTGGGCTAGAGACCGTGAAAATGCCTAGTGTCCTCGTAGCGAGCGAATAGCTCTCGATGTTGCAACACGGCCTATCACTCGGACGGCCTGAAATCGAGGTCCGCGCTGAAGACCTGGGAGAGCTCGCGCGATAGTATGGCGCTGTCCTCTTTCGAGAGCGTCGCGATCTCTGGGAATGCTCCGATGGTCCGCAGAGCTCCTACGCCCGGACGAGAAGCATGTACGTAGTCGACGGTGGAGCGATACCGTTTACGTACCCCGTTCTCCCCTTGTTTCACCTACACTTACCCTCGGGGTATCGAGCGCGATAGTGGTGGCGCGGtagcgacggcggcggcaatGATGATGATGAGAGTCTTTCGCGCCACCTGGTATAATCGTGTCGGCACACAAAGTGAAACGTCGTCATCGTGCTCATCAGGGGAAAGCGTGAAAGCTACGAGAGTCGAAAACTGCTTAGAGGGACAACAACTTTCCCGTGTGTGTCCGATTGTATTCTTGGCTGTCCACCATTGATACCGTcatcctcctcttcctccacctcctcctcctcctcctcatttctcttctctcgcgccttttctcttcctcttgTTTCTAGTCGTGTAACATGGATCGCGCGCGATACCGTCGGCGGTGTTCGTAGGTGGACGTGCTGTACATTATAACCTCAACGAGGAAGCATTGTTGGCGTGTGTCAGACCGTCCAGCTACGCATCGAAATGTGATTTGGGCGCATCGAGTTTTGGAACATTCTCTTGACCATCGAGGATGAGGAACGGCTTTACGGATATACCGGTCGCGAGTGCTGACAGTAGCACGGACGCCATATGGCTCGAGAAAAACAGTCCGTCGCGGATGGCATCCGAGCGAGTATCGCTTAGTGAACAGCTAAATGAAACATATTCGTTCATTAATTCATTCAGTACGTCTTTCCTtcgtacacacacatatatatatatatacacacacatatatatatacacacacacacatatatatatacacacacacacacacattttatatatatatatatatatatatatataatttgagcCACGaaaagcttatatatatatatatgtatatatataagtgcGAGAATTCAATCCTTTGGCTATTCCAGTGTTTTTTCCGATATCGTAGCATGCGAAAATTATGATTGCATTTTGCTATggtattaaaagttaaatacgTCACAACTATGTATACCAATTTCGATCGTTATATGGATTTACCGGTATTCGAATTGATAtaacttttgataaaatttccaaactGACATGTAGAATTTTGGTACTGCTGGAATGTTTACGCTGCAGTTTGTATTTCTCATCATCGCGTCGCGGCATGTCGCGCGATGCGCAGTATCGTGAAACGCGCGGTATCATCGGACACGCGGTGTGGCGACATGCCCGAGCGTAATTTGCGACTGATCGATCAAGgatctttaattaattgagaCTCGTCACGTGCGCAGTGTTTGGTTATCCTACTCTTTGACTTTGCATGAAAGTGTGTTTATCCCCGCGTTTGTGCTCTATGTGCGTACACAAAGATTTTCAATTGTTAAAACGTGACTTggataataagaaatttaaagcGATGTGCGATTTGTCACTTTTGCAGCAAAATCCTATAAACTTTCCATAAATCTTGAAGTGCGCAGTGGAGCAAAAATTGTGGAGCAAAAATTGtggagtaaaaattaattggcaaaataaataaatttcaaaaattaatgtaaaagatGGTATTCTGCAgtacttttcatatttttttattcgattctGACTTGATTTTGAATATGcacaaatttttagtttagaTACGCaagatatacaataataagTTTTGGAACTGATTTATTATATCTGCGCACTAGTGAATTATGACAAGAATTTTCAGCGATTGCGTGCtaatgacaattttatattagctGGAGTAATGATGGGATcgaaatgtattataattatttttatattgacatATTTGTCTATGTGTTGAATATATTAGACGCATTCATAGTTTAAGAGTATTAAGAACATAGTGATTGATAAAATGCATTAATGATCGaaagaataatgaataatgcgaataattttatagttaagAATACAAACGGCATATCTATCGGCAGAATTTCTTggtttcttgatttttttgatataataaaaatcgcaggtattatgtacatattattttaatttttctctcttgaaatatttttttttaaatctcaaaCATTCTTCAGATTTTGATGTCACAAGCATCCTTTAGATCTCtttaaatttgtcaaatatgtagatttttccttcaagaaattaaaaaaagatgtataaaTTCTCTAATCTATGCGTATAAATTGTACGCAATCTTTCTGCatattagcaataaaaaaagttttgtccTTTCAAGACTGTGACTTAcactttattctttttcagcTTTCGATAAAGTCGTCGTCAAACAAGAACGTCCAGATGAAGCGGAGATCCGTGAATTGGCTGCCAAAATGGTGGAAGCAAACAAGGCGAAAATGTTAGCCAATATGCCTGTAgcgcaacagcaacagcaacaacaacagcaacaacaacagaGGCCGCAATGTCTTCTACCACAATCTAATTTTCACGGTATCCTCGGGTATTTGAACAAACGGCCAACCGACGGACCGTCCGTGCCGAAATCGCCATCGACGAGTAGTTTGGAAAGCAAGGTACCGTCGCCCGACGACGACAGTCAAAGGGGACGATTCGGCTGGACGAGCTTCGACGATTGTCACATACCTTATATACTACGCTCCGGCGAAAAGTATTGCGCCGTACGCATTCTAGAGTCTAAGCTTCTCAACAAGTACCTGAGCTATCTGCATTCGGACATCTATAGTTGTACGTGTATCAGAAGTTATTACATTACGGAAGCCGAGAGCAAACTGTTTAACGAGATCAACGCTAAGCATTGCGAGAATCAGTTCGGAAGGGACGCGTTCACGTGTAAAGACTTGGTGGTACGACTCTCGGACGCGAAAGAGTTTTATACGTTTCTCGATGTGTGTTATACGAAACTGACCGCCGGTACCAATCCGAATGTGACGAGCGGACGTAAGGCGGAGAAATGCGGTTTTATACGGATAAACAAAGAGTCTGTGGTTCCTTATACGGTGAAGGACGGTCTGCAATACGTGCCGCTGTTCTACTTCGAGGGTGAAACGGAAAATCTTAAGCTGAAGGCGGAGAAGCTCGAGGGCTGGGATCTCTCGTATCTGAAGTTCTGCTGCAAAGTACAGGGTATACGTAATGAATTGTTCGCTAGTGAAACGTGCTCGGTGATTAGTTTGAGTGATATTAAGAGTTACTTTCCACCGGGCACCGGCTTCGAGGACTATTGGCCGACGAAAGTTATGGATTCGCAATTACTGGTGAACAGTAACGGCGGCGGTAGCGGCGGCGGATGGACGAAACAGCCGCCCACACCGCCGGCAGCTAAGCCTGCTGTGCAAAACGCGAGTAAGATCGTACCTCCAATGAACGCGCGCGCTGCACCGATGTCCACTATAATACAACGGGGCGTCGTGAACGCGCCACCGCCTTCGATGCCGCGAATAGGGCAACCGAGGCCTGTCGCAACGACACACCCCTCGCATTCTTCTCCATCGGGACTTGCCACCGGTAGGTCCAACATAGTGTCCCAATCTATGCTGAACAATGTTCAAGGTGTAGTCGCCAATGGCTGGTCAGGCCTCGTCGGTGGTCAACCCACCTTCCAAACGGCACTCACTCCGCAGGCTAATTCCCTCATACGTGCAACTCAGAGTATGCACAACGTAAGaaaatcttctttttattagaaattatattgagAACGATGTTAATTTCAcgtcagttttttttttttattattttttcataccgcatattgctttaattttatattatcaatatatcaagtttagtttttcattttcagCAAATGTCTATTACTCCTAAAAGCTATTCCCAGCAATCTAGAAGTAGAGCAAACAATAGTGGAACAGCAGCTCAATATCCTGGAATAACCATGCGAAGTATTGCTGAAGCTGAACCACCACCGCCTCTTGTTAGAGCAACTGTTCACTCCAATCAACCCAACCTCGGGTGTGTATTAATAGAACTTTCTGACATATAGCTTTTGACATATAagtgtattaaatttacaaagctttttaaacaatttttaatatgtcttTGTGTTTCTTATTAACAGTTTTCTTTGGCTATGTAGTGTTCTTACTTATAGATGGGCTTGCTTACGATACAGTAAATCTGCTAGCGCATAATAATGACTGTATAATGTCCAAGCCAAATATTGCACATTTCTTTCACGATATTACACGTATCATCACATTTgaatctctttttatttcatttaaatcgtttcttttttaatacaaagtCTTGGAAAAGATGGAATTTACTCGACTTAAGTAATTgctcaaaataagaaaaaaaattaaggcTTAATTGACTCACTCaatcaaaatttatgatataataggCTTAATGAGCCAGGTTAGTTGTTCcttaaagtattatatgtTTGCAACTGACTTAATAACAGACGTTTCGATCTATGTTTAATGAAAATCTTCAGTGAAAATATTGCagtaagttaatataaaaaaaagaaaaaaaaaaacaaattgcatgcattaaaatttatatgagaGACAATTAATCCGAAAAGACGAAACGCATGCTCagttctttgattttttattatttttaagtgctaattatcatttatgtgtttaatttaacttactgtaatattttattatatattaaatcgatCGCAAATGTATAATACTTTCGGTACGGGCAAACAGCCTAGATCATGAGCCTGATactttaatatcataatttaaattattaaattaattaataaattttgtgcaaaaatacTGGCTAAAATTTATGCTTCTTTTAAGAGAGGGGGATTATTATTCGGTTATATTATGATTGCAATTCGATTTTGATACCAAATAATGGCAACAGCGACACGCTCTCTTGTCACTGAATTAACAgctttttctaataaattcaaaagtaaaaatttttttgttaataaaagaaaacttatTCTGCATTTCACACAAGTATCGAGCATTAGAATCATACGCTTATTCTAGCTCGTAAAATTGTGTCTTTATACttgtatttatacataattgtttatatacatataatgtgtaattaattattatatataaagtatctGCACCACAGCTTATTGCATTTGTACATACAacatatgattttttttttgtatagttATCCCACCTATGGGAAGGATGACTGGTGAGTTTccctgtaaaatatattttaatcatatagaTTATTATAAGAAGTGAAGAAAAAGCATGCACAAGTTCGACATTTATAGTTCTTggattcttttatataaatatcaatattgataattaatctgtacgattatttttaaagctttcTTGAGTGATAAGTAATACACATTGATTCTGTCGTACGTAAATCTCTttacaatatacatttaacataATCATAATGACGTggtatttgaataatatttgaaatatttaattaatgtccGAGATGCAGATGATGTCTGAAATAGTTGAGTATTGTTACGATTATTACGGATCTGTTTGTAAAATTCGCTTCTTTGTTTGATAGGTTTTGCATAAATCagttgcaataataattttacacttttctACATGCTGAAGATATAACGAAATTATAGttatttgtaaattgaatTGTTTTTGGAGGAAGATATAGCTAACACTGTGTTATTGCACTTAAAGATCCTGAAGGGAGAGTTTGGAAGGCAATATCTACTTTCTAATTGCAACCATGGtgcagcaaaaaaaattaattgaccAAAAAGTATTACAGATGACTATTTTGAGCGAAATTTTGGGCATAAAGGACGTATTTCATAATAggaactaataaaaattactagaTTTAGATGTATGCGTGTAAGATTAAGAGAAATTATCGAAGCAGAGTCATATTTTCCGGCAAAATTTTAAACGCATGCATCTATGAATTTAATTGCCATATCCGAACAAAAAATTGTGCAGACAAACAAAAGCTATTTAGCTTCtgtatctatttttatcgtcaatttaatttttaatcgatgATCTTAGtcgaaaattttgaattatttttttcttataaaacacaTCATAGTTGGGAATGTTTAACGCTCGatgatttatgaaaaaattaatatacaattgaatgtacacttttatttttagatgaaatattttctcaagttgaaaacacattaatttgaatatatataatgacaaaaatacaaaactatatttttattggatAAGAATCCAAAGTCCAggaattaaaaatctaaaacaaattaaagcaaaattaatttaatttaatattacataataggTCAATTTCCGGTTTGTTGCAAGATAAAGGACTTTTTCCAGACTTTTCCCTTTAGGGTTTCCAATTTGAATTACCAATCGTGTGTATTTTGTTACGCATCACATACCAGATATATAACAttctataacatttaaatggcttgaaatttgcataaatattatatacaaattatctaCTGCTTGGAAAAAGctggaatttttataaattttttttttttttttttttttttttttttttcaaagtttgagtagatattttgtatataaatatataattatgtacaagTTTTGCCTTGTTCTTTACGTTataattacgttatatattgtgcaattaattatttttttaagtaaataatatacataagtaataagtacattttttatatcactttattaaattacttgaAGTTTGAACGATAAGTGATAAgtaaatagtattaaaaaattgaaaatgattattatatgtaaaatagtcaaatataatgtaataatttttgtattttaggGTGACAACTACATATACAACACCTACATTAGGCGTGCCTAATGCAGTTACAGCAAATACATATCCACAGATGCTTGGCTTAAGTCAAGTCCAAGACCAAGTCCAAGCTTTGATGCCAGCACCTACCCCggcatcaaatttattacattcgCAAAGGCACACACCATTTGTACACAATACGTCTCATACGTCTCATACGAAATATCCACCTCCTTTAATACCAGTTAACGGTAGTAGCGGtagcggcggtggcggcagcAGCTCCAGGTATGTATATTAcgagtttattattatcttgaggattaaacgaaaaaatgataggaatttttatcgcaatgaAGTCACTTTCGAGCGATGAATTCAGAGTATTCTATGTCATTCACATTCacaaattactttttagaGATTCCCGAGGGAGGAAGTCGTTAATATCAATACCAGATACGCAAATGTCGTCTTGTCACGTGCAACCGTACCAAATTCAGAAGGCACTGGTTGACGAGAAGATGGTACCCTGCATCAATCTGAAACCTTACATGTATACCGAGTTGCTGATGACGCTTCCCGATTTCGTCTCCAGCTTCTTTCCCGCCTGCAACATCGAGAATTGTAGACAAGTCCTGACAGATGTTCTACATATAGACCTGTATCAAGGAAATAGGTAAATAGACGAGTAATGCTTGGCACTGCAATATTccgaatatttctattttgaaatattctaatcctgtgagaaaaaaaatttactttccaGACTACAAATGAAGATGTTAATGGAAGCAGGCAAGTGTTCTTCGCTAACTGAAGAGCTGCCTTTAATACAAGTTAGGAATGTACTAAAGTTCATGCCacaattcaaatatatgttCAATAGTGGAGACATGGTTATGCCATCCCCAGTTCATTCGTCAGAAGATCACATCGCCAAAAAGCGCCAACGCACCAGCTAGGATTGGCTACAGCCTTACTGGCCTACTTACGATTACTATCATTCGGCGTTCTAAATGCGCCGATAAACACT
This window of the Linepithema humile isolate Giens D197 chromosome 1, Lhum_UNIL_v1.0, whole genome shotgun sequence genome carries:
- the LOC105671060 gene encoding uncharacterized protein isoform X2, which codes for MMMMRVFRATWYNRVGTQSETSSSCSSGESVKATRVENCLEGQQLSPFDKVVVKQERPDEAEIRELAAKMVEANKAKMLANMPVAQQQQQQQQQQQQRPQCLLPQSNFHGILGYLNKRPTDGPSVPKSPSTSSLESKVPSPDDDSQRGRFGWTSFDDCHIPYILRSGEKYCAVRILESKLLNKYLSYLHSDIYSCTCIRSYYITEAESKLFNEINAKHCENQFGRDAFTCKDLVVRLSDAKEFYTFLDVCYTKLTAGTNPNVTSGRKAEKCGFIRINKESVVPYTVKDGLQYVPLFYFEGETENLKLKAEKLEGWDLSYLKFCCKVQGIRNELFASETCSVISLSDIKSYFPPGTGFEDYWPTKVMDSQLLVNSNGGGSGGGWTKQPPTPPAAKPAVQNASKIVPPMNARAAPMSTIIQRGVVNAPPPSMPRIGQPRPVATTHPSHSSPSGLATGRSNIVSQSMLNNVQGVVANGWSGLVGGQPTFQTALTPQANSLIRATQSMHNQMSITPKSYSQQSRSRANNSGTAAQYPGITMRSIAEAEPPPPLVRATVHSNQPNLGYPTYGKDDWVTTTYTTPTLGVPNAVTANTYPQMLGLSQVQDQVQALMPAPTPASNLLHSQRHTPFVHNTSHTSHTKYPPPLIPVNGSSGSGGGGSSSRDSRGRKSLISIPDTQMSSCHVQPYQIQKALVDEKMVPCINLKPYMYTELLMTLPDFVSSFFPACNIENCRQVLTDVLHIDLYQGNRLQMKMLMEAGKCSSLTEELPLIQVRNVLKFMPQFKYMFNSGDMVMPSPVHSSEDHIAKKRQRTS
- the LOC105671060 gene encoding uncharacterized protein isoform X1, with product MRNGFTDIPVASADSSTDAIWLEKNSPSRMASERVSLSEQLNETYSFINSFTFDKVVVKQERPDEAEIRELAAKMVEANKAKMLANMPVAQQQQQQQQQQQQRPQCLLPQSNFHGILGYLNKRPTDGPSVPKSPSTSSLESKVPSPDDDSQRGRFGWTSFDDCHIPYILRSGEKYCAVRILESKLLNKYLSYLHSDIYSCTCIRSYYITEAESKLFNEINAKHCENQFGRDAFTCKDLVVRLSDAKEFYTFLDVCYTKLTAGTNPNVTSGRKAEKCGFIRINKESVVPYTVKDGLQYVPLFYFEGETENLKLKAEKLEGWDLSYLKFCCKVQGIRNELFASETCSVISLSDIKSYFPPGTGFEDYWPTKVMDSQLLVNSNGGGSGGGWTKQPPTPPAAKPAVQNASKIVPPMNARAAPMSTIIQRGVVNAPPPSMPRIGQPRPVATTHPSHSSPSGLATGRSNIVSQSMLNNVQGVVANGWSGLVGGQPTFQTALTPQANSLIRATQSMHNQMSITPKSYSQQSRSRANNSGTAAQYPGITMRSIAEAEPPPPLVRATVHSNQPNLGYPTYGKDDWVTTTYTTPTLGVPNAVTANTYPQMLGLSQVQDQVQALMPAPTPASNLLHSQRHTPFVHNTSHTSHTKYPPPLIPVNGSSGSGGGGSSSRDSRGRKSLISIPDTQMSSCHVQPYQIQKALVDEKMVPCINLKPYMYTELLMTLPDFVSSFFPACNIENCRQVLTDVLHIDLYQGNRLQMKMLMEAGKCSSLTEELPLIQVRNVLKFMPQFKYMFNSGDMVMPSPVHSSEDHIAKKRQRTS
- the LOC105671060 gene encoding uncharacterized protein isoform X6, producing the protein MALSSFESVAISGNAPMVRRAPTPGREASFDKVVVKQERPDEAEIRELAAKMVEANKAKMLANMPVAQQQQQQQQQQQQRPQCLLPQSNFHGILGYLNKRPTDGPSVPKSPSTSSLESKVPSPDDDSQRGRFGWTSFDDCHIPYILRSGEKYCAVRILESKLLNKYLSYLHSDIYSCTCIRSYYITEAESKLFNEINAKHCENQFGRDAFTCKDLVVRLSDAKEFYTFLDVCYTKLTAGTNPNVTSGRKAEKCGFIRINKESVVPYTVKDGLQYVPLFYFEGETENLKLKAEKLEGWDLSYLKFCCKVQGIRNELFASETCSVISLSDIKSYFPPGTGFEDYWPTKVMDSQLLVNSNGGGSGGGWTKQPPTPPAAKPAVQNASKIVPPMNARAAPMSTIIQRGVVNAPPPSMPRIGQPRPVATTHPSHSSPSGLATGRSNIVSQSMLNNVQGVVANGWSGLVGGQPTFQTALTPQANSLIRATQSMHNQMSITPKSYSQQSRSRANNSGTAAQYPGITMRSIAEAEPPPPLVRATVHSNQPNLGYPTYGKDDWVTTTYTTPTLGVPNAVTANTYPQMLGLSQVQDQVQALMPAPTPASNLLHSQRHTPFVHNTSHTSHTKYPPPLIPVNGSSGSGGGGSSSRDSRGRKSLISIPDTQMSSCHVQPYQIQKALVDEKMVPCINLKPYMYTELLMTLPDFVSSFFPACNIENCRQVLTDVLHIDLYQGNRLQMKMLMEAGKCSSLTEELPLIQVRNVLKFMPQFKYMFNSGDMVMPSPVHSSEDHIAKKRQRTS